A window from Drosophila kikkawai strain 14028-0561.14 chromosome 2L, DkikHiC1v2, whole genome shotgun sequence encodes these proteins:
- the twe gene encoding cdc25-like protein phosphatase twine yields the protein MASKRLMLDFEVGEDGETARACDQVDESQESVAPQAAKRVKGPLGTPLQRLLKSSGSTILSPITELAQNMRGARLEAGGGGGTPKSTQRSFHSTSSRALSSFNSYDSGNSLDDEYMAMFELEEDEDQQLGLPGNLELLITGQLKAEQQQQQHPEKGESQKRSLRRCLSLFPSEDDSQEKVQGPTPSTRKLQRKTLSMNDADIMTALGDEPELIGDLSKPCALPCLLTGTRHRDLKTISGETLARLIQGEFVEQLGTGGDYQIIDCRYPYEFLGGHIRGSRNLYTRGQIQDAFPSLTHKDGEQRRIYVFHCEFSSERAPKLLRFLRNNDRSHHASTYPTLDYPELYLLHNGYKEFYGSHADLCEPRQYVPMLSPAHNEEFRYFRAKTKSWQSGESEGGDSGIGGGSARPLRKSRSRLLYADGED from the coding sequence ATGGCCAGCAAGCGGCTGATGCTCGACTTTGAAGTCGGCGAAGATGGAGAGACAGCGAGGGCATGCGACCAGGTGGACGAGAGCCAGGAGAGCGTGGCCCCACAGGCAGCCAAGAGGGTGAAGGGGCCACTGGGAACACCGCTGCAGCGCCTGCTCAAGTCCAGCGGCTCCACCATCCTGTCGCCCATCACGGAACTGGCGCAAAACATGCGTGGTGCGCGCCTGGAAgctggtggcggcggcggcacgCCCAAGTCCACCCAGAGAAGCTTCCACAGCACATCGTCCAGGGCCCTAAGCAGCTTCAACAGCTACGACTCGGGCAACTCGCTTGACGACGAGTACATGGCCATGTTCGAGCTGGAGGAGGACGAAGATCAACAGCTGGGGCTGCCCGGCAACCTAGAACTGCTCATTACCGGCCAACTGaaggcggagcagcagcagcaacaacatcccGAAAAAGGCGAGTCACAAAAGCGGTCGTTGCGCCGCTGTCTGAGCTTGTTTCCCAGCGAGGATGACTCTCAGGAAAAAGTTCAAGGTCCCACACCGTCCACGAGGAAACTGCAGCGCAAGACGCTTTCCATGAACGATGCTGATATCATGACCGCCCTGGGTGACGAGCCGGAACTGATCGGGGATCTGAGCAAACCATGTGCTCTGCCCTGCCTGCTAACCGGCACCCGCCATCGCGATTTAAAGACGATTTCCGGAGAAACACTGGCCCGCCTCATCCAGGGCGAGTTTGTCGAGCAGCTGGGCACTGGCGGTGACTACCAGATCATTGACTGTCGCTATCCGTACGAATTTTTGGGCGGACACATACGCGGCTCTAGGAATCTCTATACACGCGGCCAAATCCAGGATGCCTTTCCCAGCTTGACGCACAAGGACGGGGAGCAGCGTCGCATCTATGTGTTCCATTGTGAGTTCTCCTCAGAGCGGGCGCCGAAGCTTCTGCGCTTTCTGCGCAACAACGACCGCAGCCATCACGCATCCACCTACCCGACGCTTGACTATCCGGAGCTGTATCTGCTGCACAATGGGTACAAGGAGTTTTACGGCTCGCATGCCGACCTGTGCGAGCCGCGCCAGTATGTGCCCATGTTGTCGCCGGCTCACAACGAGGAGTTCCGTTACTTCCGGGCCAAGACCAAGTCGTGGCAGAGCGGTGAGAGCGAGGGCGGCGACAGTGGTATCGGTGGCGGAAGCGCCCGCCCTCTACGCAAGTCACGATCTCGTCTGCTGTATGCCGACGGAGAGGATTAG
- the EndoGI gene encoding uncharacterized protein EndoGI: protein MSKRKAEETEGETMAATAEKLSLNDYTIGLEDPVKDYQKLIETRVQVDEIVEDEITKENFNRTAAAAREVIWRLLFTDAAKADGEDDSRQQKAKQLLEEYRGDACFYDPIPYNSWIVKLRDELLKREMLDFWRDTVVKQQLGPCWSRDCDLFDSDDTPPLEFYAHAGCTAPFAASLKVRAAFEHQASLDQEEQAAAQPSTPGELSADDAAALSGDFEAVLTKENPLEEYRTLMKRFVLTKIIVPDNVHQESVKKVAAAAREIIWKLLFDGVPSQADQDKAAELLQEYKGDAGFYGPQDYNEWIVKLRDEVLTRELLDFWREKMVKLELGPSCARDSDYYTNEDPLPLEFYDKAGCKAPFEANTED from the exons ATGTCCAAGCGCAAGGCCGAAGAGACGGAAGGTGAAACAATGGCGGCAACGGCAGAGAAACTGTCACTG AATGACTATACAATTGGCTTGGAGGATCCGGTGAAAGACTACCAGAAGCTGATCGAGACGCGGGTTCAGGTGGACGAGATCGTCGAAGATGAGATCACCAAGGAGAATTTTAATAGAACGGCTGCAGCTGCGCGTGAGGTCATCTGGCGGCTGCTATTCACCGATGCAGCCAAAGCGGACGGTGAGGATGACTCACGGCAGCAGAAGGCGAAGCAGCTGCTTGAGGAATATAGAGGCGACGCTTGCTTCTACGACCCGATTCCCTACAATTCGTGGATCGTCAAGCTGCGTGACGAGCTCCTTAAGCGAGAAATGTTGGATTTCTGGCGCGATACCGTCGTAAAGCAGCAACTGGGCCCTTGCTGGTCGCGTGATTGTGACCTGTTCGACAGCGATGACACGCCCCCGCTGGAGTTCTACGCCCATGCCGGGTGCACGGCTCCATTTGCGGCCAGCCTCAAGGTGCGAGCCGCCTTCGAACACCAGGCCTCGCTGGATCAGGAAGAACAAGCAGCAGCCCAGCCGAGTACTCCCGGCGAGCTAAGTGCCGACGATGCCGCTGCTCTTTCCGGCGACTTTGAAGCCGTGTTGACCAAGGAGAACCCTCTTGAGGAATACCGCACCCTGATGAAGCGCTTTGTGCTGACCAAAATCATTGTGCCCGACAATGTGCATCAGGAGAGTGTGAAGAAAGTGGCCGCCGCAGCAAGGGAAATCATTTGGAAGCTGCTCTTTGATGGCGTGCCTTCGCAGGCCGACCAGGACAAGGCTGCCGAGCTGCTGCAGGAGTACAAGGGCGACGCTGGCTTCTATGGACCCCAAGATTACAATGAGTGGATTGTCAAGCTGCGCGACGAGGTGCTTACACGGGAGCTCCTCGACTTCTGGCGCGAGAAGATGGTCAAATTGGAATTGGGGCCAAGCTGTGCTCGCGATTCGGACTACTATACCAATGAGGATCCGCTGCCCCTGGAGTTCTACGATAAGGCCGGCTGCAAGGCACCCTTTGAAGCCAACACCGAGGATTAG
- the LOC121502391 gene encoding uncharacterized protein → MRECSSRINTRLPSGVIVIDQRLRIDTCRYLIEILSRRITGD, encoded by the coding sequence ATGAGAGAGTGCTCATCGCGCATCAATACGCGTCTGCCTAGTGGAGTAATCGTTATCGATCAACGGCTCAGAATCGACACTTGTCGATACTTAATCGAGATCCTATCGCGCCGCATCACGGGCGACTAA
- the PRL-1 gene encoding PRL-1 phosphatase, whose amino-acid sequence MSINMRQKDLRPAPALIEYKGMKFLITDRPSDITINHYIMELKKNNVNTVVRVCEPSYNTEELETQGISVKDLAFEDGTFPPQQVVDEWFEVLKDKYQQNPEACVAVHCVAGLGRAPVLVALALIELGLKYEAAVEMIRDKRRGAINAKQLSFLEKYKPKARLKHKNGHKNSCSVQ is encoded by the exons ATGAGCATCAACATGCGTCAAAAAGATCTGCGCCCAGCCCCCGCTCTAATCGAGTACAAGGGCATGAAGTTCCTAATCACCGATCGACCGTCAGACATAACAATTAATCATTACATTATG GAGCTAAAGAAGAACAATGTCAACACTGTGGTCCGCGTGTGCGAGCCCAGCTATAATACCGAGGAGCTCGAGACACAAGGCATTAGCGTCAAGGACCTGGCTTTTGAGGACGGCACCTTTCCGCCTCAACAAGTCGTCGACGAGTGGTTTGAGGTCTTGAAGGATAA ATATCAACAAAATCCGGAGGCCTGCGTTGCCGTTCACTGTGTGGCAGGCTTGGGACGAGCTCCTGTCTTGGTTGCCTTGGCACTGATTGAATTGGGCTTGAAATACGAGGCAGCGGTGGAAATGATAAGAGA caaACGACGTGGAGCCATCAATGCCAAGCAGCTttcatttttggaaaaatacaAGCCGAAGGCGCGGCTAAAGCACAAAAATGGCCATAAGAATTCATGTTCTGTGCAATAG
- the LOC108075767 gene encoding accessory gland protein Acp29AB-like, producing MHNFGTLFLWVLASCNLWVGSLAEDLQTGSILPQGVEAKLEDQHQQAQAKLEDQHQTLQTNLGVYQAKLNESLLAVQTRLETQFQAALSKVENQLQAMSNKMDELERAVKVRVPDLVGNTIPHGFEQIGTRYFHVANERVDWATARIRCYEMGGFLATFQNEDEFSTITAKLPRWQGYWLGINRDTNGHFVSVASHKPVQFLKWHKADPNDENHLINCALLHQGEMWDHNCSTRWNFICQAGNET from the coding sequence ATGCACAACTTCGGTACCTTATTCCTTTGGGTGCTGGCTTCCTGCAATCTGTGGGTTGGATCCTTAGCGGAGGACCTTCAGACCGGCTCAATCTTACCCCAAGGAGTAGAAGCTAAGCTGGAGGATCAACATCAGCAGGCGCAGGCCAAGCTGGAAGATCAACATCAGACGTTACAAACCAATTTGGGGGTGTACCAAGCTAAGCTAAATGAAAGTCTACTTGCTGTGCAGACCAGACTTGAAACCCAATTTCAGGCGGCTCTGAGCAAGGTGGAAAATCAACTGCAGGCTATGTCAAATAAGATGGATGAACTTGAACGAGCAGTCAAGGTGAGAGTCCCGGATCTAGTTGGAAATACTATACCACATGGTTTCGAGCAAATCGGTACCAGATACTTCCATGTGGCAAATGAACGTGTGGATTGGGCAACTGCTAGGATAAGGTGTTATGAGATGGGAGGTTTCTTAGCCACCTTTCAAAACGAAGACGAATTCAGCACCATCACAGCAAAACTGCCAAGATGGCAGGGCTATTGGCTGGGTATCAATCGGGATACTAATGGCCACTTCGTATCTGTGGCCTCGCACAAGCCagtgcaatttttaaaatggcaTAAGGCAGATCCAAACGACGAGAACCACCTGATCAACTGCGCCCTATTGCACCAAGGCGAGATGTGGGACCACAATTGTAGTACCCGttggaattttatttgccaGGCGGGCAATGAAACATag